CGTAAGCGGCGTTGATCTCCTTGAACCGCTCCTGGGTCTTCGGGTCCGGGTTGACATCCGGGTGCAGCTCGCGGGCGAGCCTGCGGAATGCCTTCTTGATCTCGTCCTGAGATGCGTCGCGGCGCACGCCGAGAACGGCGTAGTAGTCCGTGGCCACTTACGACTCCGCCAGGATCTGTCCGACGTAACGTGCCACTGCGCGTACCGCTCCCATCGTTCCGGGGTAGTCCATGCGGGTCGGTCCGACCACGCCGAGTTTGGCGACTGCCTCGTCGCCAGAACCGTAGCCGACCGCGACCACGGACGTGGAGTTGAGGCCCTCGTGGGCGTTCTCGTGACCGATACGTACGGTCATGCCCGAGTCCTTGGCCTCACCGAGCAGCTTCAGCAGCACGACCTGCTCCTCCAATGCCTCCAGCACCGGCCGGATCATCACAGGGAAGTCGTGCCCGAAGCGGGTGAGGTTGGAGGTGCCGCCGATCATCAGCCGCTCCTCCGTCTCCTCCACCAGAGTTTCGAGAAGGATCGAGAGCACCGTGGAAACGGTTCCTCTGTCCTCGCCCTCGAAGGACTCCGGCAAGTCCTGCACCAGTTGCGGGACATCCGCGAAGCGGCGTCCCACGACACGGCTGTTGAGCCGCGCCCGGAGATCCGCCAGGGATGTCTCGCCGAACGGCGCAGGACAGTCGATCATACGCTGTTCGACCCGGCCGGTATCCGTGATCAGCACGAGCATCAGCCGGGCCGGAGCCAGGAGAAGCAGCTCCACGTGCCGCACCGTCGAACGGGTCAGCGAGGGGTACTGCACGACGGCGACCTGCCGGGTCAGCTGCGCGAGCAGCCGCACGGTCCGGCCCACGACGTCGTCGAGGTCCACCGCGCCGTCGAGGAAGTTCTGAATGGCCCTGCGCTCCGGCGACGACAGCGGCTTGACGCCCGCGAGCCGGTCGACGAAGAGCCGGTAGCCCTTGTCCGTCGGGATGCGCCCGGCGCTGGTGTGGGGCTGGGCGATGAAGCCCTCGTCCTCCAGCACGGCCATGTCGTTGCGGATCGTGGCCGGGGAGACCCCGAGCTTGTGCCGCTCGGTCAGCGCCTTGGAGCCGACCGGCTCCTCGGTGCCGACATAGTCCTGGACGATGGCGCGCAGCACTTCGAGTCTGCGTTCGCTGAGCATCGCGCACACCTCCAGCTGTGGTTCTCGGTCTCTGCCTGGCACTCTGTGCGTTCGAGTGCCAGCATTCCCCCCGGTCAGTGTACGGGGGCGGGGTGGTCCCTGGGCAAGGGCGACCGGCCACGCTACCGCGAGACTGCGCAGGTCGTTGCCGATAGCGTCGTTGTATGGACGTCTCTTGGGAAGAGCTGGGCTGGGAGCGGTTGGGCAACGGTGTGGGCCGTCGACGGCTTCCCGTGTGGGACGCGACGGTCGCACTGGTGGCCGGAGCGGACCGTGTCCTGCTCTACGACACCGGATCGTCGCTCCGCGAGGGCGCGGAGCTGCGCTCCCAGGCGCAGCGTCTGCTCGGCCGGAGGGTGACGCATATCGCACTGAGCCACCCGCACTTCGATCATGTTCTGGGCACCGCGGCGTTCGCCGGGGCCGAGGTGTTCGGGGCGGTGGGCATCGCCGGTCTGCTCCGGAACGGGGCGGACGAGCTGCACAGCTCGGCCGTGCACCACGGGGTCGCCGAGCACGATGCCGCGGAAGCCGTGGACGTCCTGGTCGCCCCGCACCACGAGGTGTGCGGGGAGTGGACCCTCGATCTCGGCGGCGGGCTCCAGGTCCTCCTGGCCAATGTCGGGCCGGGTCACAGCGGCCACGACCTGGCCGTACTGGTGCCGGGCTCGCCCGCCGTGGTGTTCTGTGGCGATCTGGTCGAGCAGTCCGGAGATCCGCAGGCCGGCGACGACGCCATTCCCTCCCGCTGGCCCGCCGCCCTGGACCGGCTGCTGGCGCTGGGCGGCGAGGACGCGGTGTACGTACCAGGGCACGGGGCGGTGGTGGACGCGGCGTTCGTACGGATGCAGCGTGATCAACTGGCGGCGCGCTTCGGCGTGTCGTGAGCGTCCGCCGCCGTATCGTCGTCCGATGCGCAGCTACCAGCCGGACCTGACCCCGCCGTGGCCGGCCCCCGAGGTCCCCGCCGAGCCCGATCTGGTCGTCGAGGAGGCCGCCACCGGCTTCTGCGGTGCGGTGATCCGCTGCGAGAAGACGGCCCAGGGCCCGACGGTCACCCTGGAGGACCGCTTCGGCAAGCACCGGGTGTTCCCCATGGAGCCGCGCGGCTTCCTGCTGGAGGGCCGGGTGGTCACCCTGGTCCGCCCCTCCGCCGCGGCCCCCGCCCGCCCCGCCCGGACGGCCTCCGGTTCACTGGCGGTCCCCGGGGCGCGCGCACGGGTGGCCCGGGCGGGCCGGATCTACGTGGAGGGCCGCCACGACGCGGAGCTGGTGGAGCGCGTCTGGGGCGACGACCTCCGTATCGAGGGTGTGGTCGTGGAGTACCTGGAGGGCATCGACGACCTCCCGGCGATCGTCCGCGACTTCTCCCCCGGTCCGGACGCGAGGCTGGGCGTCCTGGTCGACCACCTGGTCCCCGGCTCGAAGGAGTCCCGCATCGCCGCCCAGGTCTCGGACAGCAACGTGCTGGTGGTGGGCCACCCGTACATCGACGTCTGGGAAGCGGTGAAACCGTCCTCCGTGGGCATCACGGCGTGGCCGCGGGTCCCGCGCGGCCAGGACTGGAAGACGGGCGTGTGCCGGGCCCTGTCCTGGCCGGAGAACACGGGCGCGGCCTGGCAGCGCATCCTCTCCGCGGTGCACTCCTACCGCGACCTGGAACCGGAGCTGCTGGGCCGGGTGGAAGAGCTGATCGACTTCGTCACGGCTCCCGAGTAGCCCGGGAACGGCCGCCGCGGTCGGTCAGTCCACCAGGTCCCGGACCACCGCGTCGGCCAGCAGCCGTCCCCGCAGCGTCAGCACGGCCCGCCCGGAGGCGAACGCTCCCGCCTCCAGCAGCCCGTCCTCCACGGCCCGTCCGGCCGCCGCCAGCCCCGCCGGAGCCAGCAGCGTCAGCGGGCAGCCGTCGACCAGCCGCAGCTCCAGCAGAATCCGTTCCACCCGCCGGTCCTCCGCCGACAGGACCTCGCGCCCGGCACCCGGCGACCGCCCCTCGGCCAGGGCCTGCGCGTACGCTCCCGGATGCTTGACGTTCCACCACCGCACACCGCCCACGTGGCTGTGCGCCCCGGGCCCCGCGCCCCACCAGTCGGCCCCGCGCCAGTACAGCTCGTTGTGCAGGCAGCGGCCCTCCGGGGTCCGCGACCAGTTGGACACCTCGTACCAGGAGAAGCCCGCCGCGGCCATCGCCTCGTCCGCGATCAGATAGCGGTCCGCGTGCGCGTCGTCGTCGGTCATCGGGATCTCCCCGCGCCGGATGCGCCGGGCCAGCTGGGTGCCCTCCTCGACGATCAGCGCGTACGCCGACACATGGTCCGGCCCGGCACCGATCGCCGCGTCCAGCGAGGCCCGCCAGTCGTCGTCCGACTCCCCGGGCGTGCCGTAGATCAGGTCGAGGTTGACGTGTTCGAAGCCCGCTTCCCGCGCCTCGGCGACGCACGCCTCGGGCCGGCCGGGCGTATGCGTCCGGTCGAGGATCTTCAGCACGTGCTGCCGTGCGCTCTGCATCCCGAAGGAGACCCGGTTGAAGCCGCCTTCCCGGAGCGCCGCCAGATACGCCGGATCGACCGACTCCGGATTCGCCTCCGTCGTCACCTCCGCGTCGTCCGCGAGCCCGAACTCGTCACGGATCGCCCCCAGCATCCGTACGAGGTCGGCGGCGGGCAGCAGCGTCGGCGTGCCGCCCCCGACGAAGACGGTGCGGACCGGCCGCGGATCGTCGCCGAGCACCTTGCGGGCCTGGCGGACCTCTTCGATCAGGTGCGCCGCGTAGTTGTCCCGCGAGGCCAGCGCACCGCCGGAGCCGCGCAGCTCGGTGGCGGTGTAGGTGTTGAAGTCGCAGTACCCGCAGCGCGTCGCGCAGTACGGAACGTGCAGGTAGAAGCCGAGCGGTCGGTCGGCGGCACCGTCCAGGGCGTGGCTTGGCAGCGCCCCGTCGTCGGGCACGGGCTCACCATCGGGCAGTACGGAAGGCATACCGTCCATTGTCACTCGCCGCCGGAGCTGTCCCGCACACCCGCCTCTCAGTCGGCCCGGAGCACCAGAAGCGCGAGATCGTCGTCGGGCGGGCGCTCGGCGAAGTCGTGGACGGCCCGCTTGATCCGGTCCGCGATCCCCTCGGCGGACAGCCCCGCGCAGCCGGCCAGGGCGCGCGCCAGCCCGTCCCCGTCGTCGAACATGGCCGGCCCGGAACGCCGCTCGGTCACTCCGTCGGTGACGCAGAGCAGGCTCTCGCCGGGCGCCAGGTCGAAGCTCTGGCTCTCGTACGCGACGTCCTCGACGACCCCGAGCAGCACCTGCGGCTCCGCGGCGGGACGTACGGAACCGTCCGGGCTCAGCAGCAGGGGCAGCGGGTGTCCTGCGCTGGCGACCGTGCAGCGCACCCCGCCGCCGGGGAGCGGCACCATCTCCCCGTACAGGAGGGAGAGGAACCGGGACTGCGAGCCGTCCAGGATCTGCTGGCCGCCCGCGGCGGCGACCATCAGCGCGGCGGCCTCCGCCGCTTCCATCGCGTCGTCGAGGAGCAGCCGGTTGAGCCGGTCCAGGACCTTGCCGACGCCGAAGCCCTCCCGGGACAGCAGCCGCAGCCAGGGGCGTGCGAGACCGGTGACGACGGCGGCCTCGGGGCCGCTGCCCTGGACGTCGCCGAGGACGAAGCACCAGCGGTCGCCGGGGCAGGGGAAAATGTCGTAGAAGTCACCGCCGACGACGCCGTCGTCCCCGGGTTCGTAGACCAGGGCGCTGGTCACCCCGGGAATCTCGGCGACCTTGCTGGGCAGCAGCCCGCGCTGGAGGATGCGGCTGATGGTGGCCTGCCGGGTGTAGGCGCGGGCGGCGCCGACGGCGAGACCGACGCGGCGCACGAAGTCCTCGATCAGCGAGGCCACGTCGTCGGGTACCCGGGGGACGCCCTCGCGGCCGACGAGCACGGTGCCGAGCGGGCGACCGCCCGCGGTGATGCGGTACGCGAGCGCGGCCCCGTCACGGCCTCCGGGCAGCGGGCCCGCACCGTCCCCGCGCACCCGCACCGCCTCCGGCCCGGTGCCGCCCGGGCCGTCCCCGGTGTCGTCACCGGGCCACGGCACGGGTACCGGCCCCGTGCCGGCGCCGCCGGGCAGCCGGAGCGGTTCCTTCTCCAGGACCGTACGCAGGTGCTCGGTCCCGGTCTCGTCGCTGTGCCAGACACGGGCCAGCCGCGGCTCCGCCCCGGGTCCCGCTCCCTCGCTCTCCAGCCAGATCGCGCACCAGTCGGCGAGTCTCGGCACGAGCAGCTGTCCCGCTATGGCCGCCACCAGGTCCTCGTCGAGCTGGCCGGCCAGCAGATCGGACGCTTCGGCGAGGAAAGAGAGCGCGGCCCGGCTGTCCCAGTCCGCGTCGTCGCGCTCGATGCGCCGGGAGGCGGGGGCGAGGATCTCCGCGGCGCGCAACCCGTGCCGGACCGCCGCCTCCGCGGAGGGGCCGGGCGCCCCGCTCCAGTCGTCGACGGAGAGGCGGGCCCAGACGGTCTTGAGACCGGTGCGGTAGGTGATGCCCCAGGACTCGGCGAGGGTCGCGACGAGCTGTAA
The Streptomyces sp. NBC_00234 DNA segment above includes these coding regions:
- a CDS encoding MBL fold metallo-hydrolase; its protein translation is MDVSWEELGWERLGNGVGRRRLPVWDATVALVAGADRVLLYDTGSSLREGAELRSQAQRLLGRRVTHIALSHPHFDHVLGTAAFAGAEVFGAVGIAGLLRNGADELHSSAVHHGVAEHDAAEAVDVLVAPHHEVCGEWTLDLGGGLQVLLANVGPGHSGHDLAVLVPGSPAVVFCGDLVEQSGDPQAGDDAIPSRWPAALDRLLALGGEDAVYVPGHGAVVDAAFVRMQRDQLAARFGVS
- a CDS encoding ATP-binding SpoIIE family protein phosphatase — encoded protein: MGPIPLQRDNVHRPAAAGHRNDPRPVARTSLPGIPLTPSAARGFVRAALADWTGLGVPAAVGFSDRLADDAVTVANELVTNAVVHAGTTVELLLRLEDASESEPAALVMEVTDHHPARAVRGEGTASGSGAAPLPDPAEYGRGLQLVATLAESWGITYRTGLKTVWARLSVDDWSGAPGPSAEAAVRHGLRAAEILAPASRRIERDDADWDSRAALSFLAEASDLLAGQLDEDLVAAIAGQLLVPRLADWCAIWLESEGAGPGAEPRLARVWHSDETGTEHLRTVLEKEPLRLPGGAGTGPVPVPWPGDDTGDGPGGTGPEAVRVRGDGAGPLPGGRDGAALAYRITAGGRPLGTVLVGREGVPRVPDDVASLIEDFVRRVGLAVGAARAYTRQATISRILQRGLLPSKVAEIPGVTSALVYEPGDDGVVGGDFYDIFPCPGDRWCFVLGDVQGSGPEAAVVTGLARPWLRLLSREGFGVGKVLDRLNRLLLDDAMEAAEAAALMVAAAGGQQILDGSQSRFLSLLYGEMVPLPGGGVRCTVASAGHPLPLLLSPDGSVRPAAEPQVLLGVVEDVAYESQSFDLAPGESLLCVTDGVTERRSGPAMFDDGDGLARALAGCAGLSAEGIADRIKRAVHDFAERPPDDDLALLVLRAD
- the hemW gene encoding radical SAM family heme chaperone HemW encodes the protein MPSVLPDGEPVPDDGALPSHALDGAADRPLGFYLHVPYCATRCGYCDFNTYTATELRGSGGALASRDNYAAHLIEEVRQARKVLGDDPRPVRTVFVGGGTPTLLPAADLVRMLGAIRDEFGLADDAEVTTEANPESVDPAYLAALREGGFNRVSFGMQSARQHVLKILDRTHTPGRPEACVAEAREAGFEHVNLDLIYGTPGESDDDWRASLDAAIGAGPDHVSAYALIVEEGTQLARRIRRGEIPMTDDDAHADRYLIADEAMAAAGFSWYEVSNWSRTPEGRCLHNELYWRGADWWGAGPGAHSHVGGVRWWNVKHPGAYAQALAEGRSPGAGREVLSAEDRRVERILLELRLVDGCPLTLLAPAGLAAAGRAVEDGLLEAGAFASGRAVLTLRGRLLADAVVRDLVD
- the hrcA gene encoding heat-inducible transcriptional repressor HrcA, translated to MLSERRLEVLRAIVQDYVGTEEPVGSKALTERHKLGVSPATIRNDMAVLEDEGFIAQPHTSAGRIPTDKGYRLFVDRLAGVKPLSSPERRAIQNFLDGAVDLDDVVGRTVRLLAQLTRQVAVVQYPSLTRSTVRHVELLLLAPARLMLVLITDTGRVEQRMIDCPAPFGETSLADLRARLNSRVVGRRFADVPQLVQDLPESFEGEDRGTVSTVLSILLETLVEETEERLMIGGTSNLTRFGHDFPVMIRPVLEALEEQVVLLKLLGEAKDSGMTVRIGHENAHEGLNSTSVVAVGYGSGDEAVAKLGVVGPTRMDYPGTMGAVRAVARYVGQILAES
- a CDS encoding DUF3097 domain-containing protein: MRSYQPDLTPPWPAPEVPAEPDLVVEEAATGFCGAVIRCEKTAQGPTVTLEDRFGKHRVFPMEPRGFLLEGRVVTLVRPSAAAPARPARTASGSLAVPGARARVARAGRIYVEGRHDAELVERVWGDDLRIEGVVVEYLEGIDDLPAIVRDFSPGPDARLGVLVDHLVPGSKESRIAAQVSDSNVLVVGHPYIDVWEAVKPSSVGITAWPRVPRGQDWKTGVCRALSWPENTGAAWQRILSAVHSYRDLEPELLGRVEELIDFVTAPE